DNA from Synechococcus sp. CBW1108:
TCCGCATCTCTGCGGGGGGAAGGGTGATGGCGGGGGAAAGGGTCGACAAGGCCTGGTTCAATCGAGATGGGTTGTCTAGTTTGCGGCCACCGACCCCCCGCCAGCAGAAGGGCCCATTGGATCCATGGCAAATACCAACTTGTTCAGCGCCATCCTCTTAAGTGCCACCCGGCTCAAGGGCTCCCTGCTCCTGGCAGGCGCCCTGCTAGCTCCCCTGCTAAGTCACTCCCTGCTAGGTGAATCTGTCTGGGCTGGTCCGGTGGTGTGCACCACCACGCTCGAGCCCCCCCTGCTAATCGGCGCGCGCAGCGGGGTTGGGGCGTCGGCAGGGGAGTTAGGAGTGGCCTCTGGGCCGGTTGAGGTCACCCGCTGCGGCCAGGTGCAGACCCCCCCTGCACTCATGGAAAAGCGCTTTTACAGCTTCAGGGCGCCCTATGCCCCCGGGGTGAGCCTCACCAATCAGATCACCGACCTCTTCGGCATTGCCCTGGGGGGAGTTGATGGCACCAGGGTGATGGGCCTGGGTTTTCCTGATCAAGCCATCGTCTGGGATGGCACCGCGGTGGAAAACACCTATCGGGTGCTCCTTGAGCAACAAAGTGGGCCGATGCCCTGGCGCACCGTCGATGTGCCCAACGGTTACTCAGGCAGCCTTGGATCAGCTGGCCCAACCCAGCTAGGCAAGACCCAGCCCGGTGGCGGCTGGCAAGATGGGGGAGCGAGCTATCGGACCCCGGTTCGGGGTCTTTGGTAGCCCCGGATGGATGGGGGTCTAGCAATCTGGTGAATGCAGCGAACTCATAATTCGCCTTAGCCGAGTTCGATCCTCGGGACCCCCACTCACTATTCCCCATCCTCTAATGACGATTGACTATTGAATATTTCCTATTTCATAGTTGCTATTTCTAAGAATCTACCGATCGATCCGCAGCTCCTAACCTTGCCCCAGTGCTGGCTTCCAGGGTGGGTCTTGCCGTGATTCAACTCCTGGCTCTGGTGATTCTTTTGGCCCTGCTGGCTTTTTTTGCCGCTGGGGAATTCGCCCTGATTCGCCTCAGACCAAGTCGGGTGCGCCAGCTGCAGGAAGGGGGCGAGGCCGGGGTCCTGGCCGTTGCCAAATTGCAGAGCCGGCTGCGGCGGGTGCTGGTGGCCACCCAGTTGGGAGCGGCCCTCTCCCTGGTGGCGCTGGGTTGGGCCGGACGGGGCCTGGCCGAACAGCTGGGGGCGGCATGGGCGGGGCGGGGCGCCCTCGGCTCGGTTCCCCAGGGGTGGCTGGATGCTGTTGTATTTCTGCTCCTGGTGCTGTTCGCCACGGTTTTTGGGGGGGTATTGCCCAAGGCCTGGGTGCTCCATCGCCCGGAAGTCTCTGCCCTGCGGCTGGCGCCGCTGCTGGATTCGGTGATTCGCAGCCTGATGCCCCTGCTTTCCCTGGTGGAGCGCTTCAGCGCCGGGCTGCTGCGCTTGTTGGGGCTACCGCGCAACTGGGATGAACTTGTGCCCGTGCTCTCCGCCGGTGAACTCGAAACCCTGATTGAAACCGGCAGCGTCACAGGGCTGATGCCCGATGAACGCAGCATTCTTGAAGGGGTGTTTTCCCTGCGGGACACGTTGGTGCGGGAGGTGATGGTGCCCCGCTCTGGCATGGTCACTCTGCCTGTGGATGTCAGCTTCGCTGAGTTGATGCGGGAGGTGCACGACACTGCCCACGCCCGCTTTCCGGTGATTGGCAGCTCCCTCGACGATGTGCGGGGCATGTTGGATCTGCGCCGCCTGGCCGATCCGATCGCCAGGGGGCTGCTCACAGCCGAAACGCCTTTGGCTCCCTACATCACCCCGGTGGCTCGGGTGCAGGAGAGCACTCCCCTAGCCGAGTTGCTACCCCTGATCCGCAGTGGTCAGCCCCTGCTGGTGGTGGTGGATGAGCATGGAGGCACGGAGGGCCTGGTCACGGTGGCAGATCTCACCAGCGAGATCGTCGGTGACGAGGACGACTCGCTCGAGTCAGCCCAGGACCTCCAGCAACTCGCCGAGGGCTGCTGGTCTGTGGCCGGGGATCTCGAGATCTTTGAGCTCAACAGGCAATTGTCCCTGCAGTTGCCTGAAGCGGATGGACACCACACGCTGGCGGGTTTTCTCCTGGAACGGCTCCAGCACATCCCGGCTCCCGGGGAGGGTCTGCGCTGGAAGGGGCATCAGTTTTTGGTACTGGCCATGGATGGCCCGCGGATTGAACGGGTGCAGATCGAGCGTCCGGTGGTGGATTCCCCCGCCGCCGAGGAGAATTAAGCCACCTGGGCGGCTCCCTGCACCGATAATGCCCCCAGTCGAGAGCCTTGCCTTGATCCCTGTGCGCGTGGGTGTCATCGGCATCGGCAACATGGGCTGGCACCATGCCCGGGTTCTCAGCCTGATCAAGGACGCCCAGCTGGTGGGTGTGGCCGATCCGGATGGGGCCCGC
Protein-coding regions in this window:
- a CDS encoding Occludin/ELL family protein, giving the protein MANTNLFSAILLSATRLKGSLLLAGALLAPLLSHSLLGESVWAGPVVCTTTLEPPLLIGARSGVGASAGELGVASGPVEVTRCGQVQTPPALMEKRFYSFRAPYAPGVSLTNQITDLFGIALGGVDGTRVMGLGFPDQAIVWDGTAVENTYRVLLEQQSGPMPWRTVDVPNGYSGSLGSAGPTQLGKTQPGGGWQDGGASYRTPVRGLW
- a CDS encoding hemolysin family protein is translated as MQLLALVILLALLAFFAAGEFALIRLRPSRVRQLQEGGEAGVLAVAKLQSRLRRVLVATQLGAALSLVALGWAGRGLAEQLGAAWAGRGALGSVPQGWLDAVVFLLLVLFATVFGGVLPKAWVLHRPEVSALRLAPLLDSVIRSLMPLLSLVERFSAGLLRLLGLPRNWDELVPVLSAGELETLIETGSVTGLMPDERSILEGVFSLRDTLVREVMVPRSGMVTLPVDVSFAELMREVHDTAHARFPVIGSSLDDVRGMLDLRRLADPIARGLLTAETPLAPYITPVARVQESTPLAELLPLIRSGQPLLVVVDEHGGTEGLVTVADLTSEIVGDEDDSLESAQDLQQLAEGCWSVAGDLEIFELNRQLSLQLPEADGHHTLAGFLLERLQHIPAPGEGLRWKGHQFLVLAMDGPRIERVQIERPVVDSPAAEEN